One genomic window of uncultured delta proteobacterium includes the following:
- the vnfA gene encoding Nitrogen fixation protein VnfA: MSAPVHIRNETNELRLLFEVCQALEATGDLGSQMESILEFMASHTAMLWGGITLSAKDGIAQKGAAWRDGSWLSKLPPGFAEEHPVAAHREAMAGMIMATGLPVAVQYEAANPTALHRGNLRTLSKEDVALFSVPLTHGDAVLGALFADRLFADSVAAEEDVRLLHVIASLVSQALAVRLEFEQRHSAVVEENRRLQALLHDQFHPVGMVGNSAALQAVIRELTQVADSNATVLIRGESGTGKELAASAIHANSSRAGKPFVRLNCAALPEGLVESELFGHERGAFTGATGLRKGRFEMAHGGTLFLDEVGDLTPLTQAKLLRVLQEKEFERVGGGAAIRVDVRLIAATNRDLEQMVAEGAFRQDLYYRLSVFPILLPPLRKRREDIMPLATHFAEKYGQENSRVVRRISPEATALLTAYPWPGNIRELENVMERAVLLCGPSGVIEASHLPPALQGLETAPSAPFMTGGDEDRAGTLDAAMEALELRMITDALEDCKGNMVKAAARLGITERIMGLRMKKYGLSFKKFRNRE; the protein is encoded by the coding sequence ATGAGCGCTCCCGTCCATATTCGCAACGAAACGAACGAGTTGCGACTGCTTTTCGAAGTTTGCCAGGCCCTTGAGGCTACCGGCGACCTCGGAAGCCAGATGGAATCCATTTTGGAGTTCATGGCCAGCCACACAGCCATGCTGTGGGGCGGCATCACCCTTTCCGCAAAAGACGGGATTGCCCAAAAGGGAGCGGCATGGCGGGACGGTTCCTGGCTCTCCAAGCTGCCGCCGGGATTCGCGGAAGAACACCCGGTTGCCGCGCACCGCGAAGCCATGGCGGGCATGATTATGGCAACGGGCCTGCCCGTTGCCGTGCAATACGAAGCCGCAAACCCCACCGCCCTGCATCGCGGCAACCTCCGCACCCTCTCAAAAGAAGACGTCGCGCTCTTTTCCGTGCCCCTGACGCACGGCGACGCCGTGCTCGGCGCCTTGTTCGCGGACAGGCTGTTCGCCGACTCCGTGGCCGCCGAGGAAGACGTACGCCTGCTCCATGTCATCGCGTCCCTGGTGTCCCAGGCGCTCGCCGTGCGGCTGGAGTTCGAGCAGCGCCACAGCGCCGTGGTGGAGGAGAACCGGCGCTTGCAGGCGCTGCTGCACGACCAGTTCCATCCCGTGGGCATGGTGGGCAATTCCGCCGCGCTCCAGGCCGTTATCCGCGAGCTGACCCAGGTGGCGGACTCCAACGCCACGGTCCTTATCCGGGGGGAATCCGGCACCGGCAAGGAGCTGGCGGCCTCCGCCATCCACGCCAACAGTTCCAGGGCGGGCAAACCCTTTGTGCGCCTCAATTGCGCGGCCTTGCCCGAAGGGCTGGTGGAAAGCGAGCTGTTCGGGCACGAGCGCGGCGCGTTCACCGGAGCCACCGGGTTGCGCAAGGGCCGGTTTGAAATGGCCCACGGCGGCACCCTGTTCCTGGACGAGGTGGGCGATCTTACCCCCCTGACCCAGGCCAAGCTCCTGCGCGTCTTGCAGGAAAAGGAATTCGAGCGCGTCGGCGGCGGGGCGGCTATCCGCGTGGACGTGCGGCTGATCGCGGCCACCAACCGCGACCTGGAACAAATGGTGGCCGAAGGCGCGTTCCGCCAGGACCTGTACTACCGTCTCAGCGTGTTCCCCATCCTTCTGCCGCCGCTGCGCAAACGGCGCGAGGACATCATGCCGCTCGCCACCCATTTCGCGGAAAAATACGGCCAGGAGAACAGCCGCGTCGTCCGCCGGATTTCCCCGGAAGCCACGGCGCTGCTCACCGCCTACCCCTGGCCCGGTAACATCCGCGAGCTGGAAAACGTCATGGAGCGGGCCGTTCTCCTGTGCGGCCCTTCGGGCGTCATTGAAGCCTCGCACCTGCCGCCCGCCCTGCAAGGCCTGGAGACCGCGCCGTCCGCGCCGTTCATGACGGGCGGGGACGAAGACCGCGCCGGTACGCTGGATGCCGCCATGGAAGCGCTGGAGTTGCGCATGATTACCGACGCGCTGGAAGACTGCAAGGGCAACATGGTGAAGGCCGCCGCCCGGCTTGGCATAACCGAGCGCATCATGGGCCTCCGGATGAAAAAATACGGGCTCTCGTTCAAGAAGTTCCGGAACCGGGAATAA
- the ytnL gene encoding Uncharacterized hydrolase YtnL yields MRTDFMASAKAVADDVIAWRRHLHANPEVAFQERETAAFVADKLRDFGYEPEYVGATGVMAVLETGRPGITLGLRADMDALPGTETTNLPFASRKTGVMHACGHDAHTAILLGVAKVMAQHKKNLAGRIKFFFQPAEEPLAGARTFTAAGKLDDVDGLAALHVMTNLETGSIGTRAGVLMAASDTFTITVNGKASHGAEPHHGIDAVLIASHIVTALQSFVSRNVGPLDSAVITIGKITGGVAFNVIAEQVVLEGTLRTLKVETREKAFARIRAIIDHTTAMFGGEATLTLFEGSPPLSCDPAWVAKLRKAALRHIPESHLRTIAEPSMGGEDFAIMLEKAPGVFWNLGARAPGAPQTYLHSGAFMLDEAALPLGVAITCELAAESLGE; encoded by the coding sequence ATGCGGACAGATTTCATGGCAAGCGCCAAAGCCGTTGCGGACGACGTCATCGCCTGGCGCAGGCATTTGCACGCCAACCCGGAAGTGGCCTTTCAGGAGCGGGAAACCGCGGCTTTTGTCGCGGACAAGCTCCGCGATTTCGGCTACGAGCCGGAATATGTCGGCGCAACCGGGGTCATGGCCGTGCTGGAAACCGGCCGGCCCGGCATAACCCTCGGCCTGCGGGCGGACATGGACGCCCTGCCCGGCACGGAAACCACGAACCTGCCCTTTGCCTCCCGCAAAACAGGCGTCATGCACGCCTGCGGCCACGACGCGCACACCGCCATCCTGCTCGGCGTCGCCAAGGTCATGGCCCAGCATAAAAAAAACCTTGCCGGGCGGATCAAATTTTTCTTCCAGCCCGCCGAGGAGCCCCTTGCCGGGGCGCGGACCTTTACCGCCGCCGGCAAGCTGGATGACGTGGACGGCCTCGCGGCCCTGCATGTGATGACCAACCTGGAGACCGGCAGCATCGGCACGCGCGCGGGCGTGCTCATGGCCGCCAGCGACACCTTTACCATCACCGTCAACGGCAAGGCGTCCCACGGCGCGGAGCCGCACCACGGCATAGACGCCGTCCTGATCGCCTCGCATATCGTGACGGCCTTGCAAAGTTTTGTTTCCCGCAACGTCGGCCCGCTGGATTCCGCCGTCATCACCATCGGCAAAATCACCGGCGGGGTGGCGTTCAACGTCATCGCGGAGCAGGTGGTGCTGGAAGGAACCCTGCGCACCCTCAAGGTGGAGACCCGCGAAAAAGCCTTTGCCCGCATCCGCGCCATCATCGACCACACCACAGCCATGTTCGGCGGCGAAGCGACCCTGACCCTGTTCGAAGGGTCCCCGCCGCTTTCCTGCGATCCCGCCTGGGTTGCAAAACTCAGGAAAGCCGCCTTGCGCCATATCCCGGAATCGCACCTGCGCACCATAGCCGAGCCCTCCATGGGCGGCGAGGATTTCGCCATCATGCTGGAAAAGGCCCCCGGCGTGTTCTGGAACCTGGGGGCGCGCGCCCCCGGCGCCCCGCAGACCTATCTCCATTCCGGCGCCTTCATGCTCGACGAAGCCGCCCTCCCCCTCGGCGTCGCCATCACCTGCGAACTGGCGGCCGAATCCCTGGGGGAATGA
- the dapL gene encoding LL-diaminopimelate aminotransferase, protein MANINANYLNLRSSYLFSEIASRVAAHAAKNPEQKIIRLGIGDVTQPLVPAVVKALQSAVAEQATAAGFKGYGPEQGYDFLREVIVRDCYADLGIKADEVFVSDGAKCDVGNFPELFAADCKVAITDPVYPVYADVNVMAGRGGAPDASGRFAGMIYLPCTAENNFVPDLPKERPDLIYLCYPNNPTGTVLTKDQLKVWVDYARKNDAVIFYDAAYECFIREPGIPHSIYEIEGAHEVAIEFRSYSKTAGFTGLRCGYAVVPKAVTGKGPDGSRVALNGLWNRRQTTKYNGCPYIVQRAAEAVHSAEGKKEVQAVVEGYLANSRMIKDAFVKMGLTVVGGVNAPYVWVKLPMNSWDFFSLLLEKVGVVGTPGAGFGPSGQEYFRLTGFGSPENTKEAIARLQTLKL, encoded by the coding sequence ATGGCCAATATCAATGCGAACTACCTGAACCTCAGGAGCAGCTACCTCTTTTCCGAGATCGCATCCCGCGTGGCTGCTCACGCGGCGAAAAACCCGGAGCAGAAAATCATCCGCCTCGGCATCGGCGACGTGACCCAGCCGCTGGTGCCCGCCGTGGTCAAAGCCCTGCAGAGCGCGGTGGCCGAGCAGGCGACCGCCGCGGGCTTCAAGGGGTACGGCCCGGAACAGGGCTATGACTTCCTGCGCGAGGTCATCGTCCGGGACTGCTACGCGGACCTGGGCATCAAGGCGGACGAAGTGTTCGTCAGCGACGGCGCCAAGTGCGACGTGGGCAACTTCCCGGAACTCTTCGCGGCGGACTGCAAAGTGGCCATCACGGACCCCGTGTATCCCGTGTACGCCGACGTCAACGTCATGGCGGGACGCGGCGGCGCGCCGGACGCTTCCGGCCGGTTCGCGGGCATGATCTATCTGCCCTGCACCGCGGAGAACAATTTCGTGCCGGACCTGCCGAAGGAAAGACCCGACCTCATCTACCTGTGCTACCCCAACAACCCCACGGGCACGGTCCTCACGAAGGACCAGCTGAAGGTCTGGGTGGACTATGCCAGAAAGAACGATGCGGTTATTTTTTACGACGCCGCCTACGAATGCTTTATCCGCGAACCGGGCATCCCGCACAGCATTTACGAAATCGAGGGCGCGCATGAGGTTGCGATCGAGTTCCGCAGCTATTCCAAGACGGCCGGTTTCACCGGGCTGCGCTGCGGCTACGCCGTCGTGCCCAAGGCCGTGACCGGCAAGGGGCCGGACGGTTCGCGCGTGGCGCTCAACGGGCTGTGGAACCGCCGCCAGACCACCAAATACAACGGCTGCCCCTACATCGTGCAGAGGGCGGCGGAGGCCGTGCATTCGGCGGAAGGCAAAAAAGAGGTCCAGGCCGTTGTCGAGGGGTACCTCGCCAACTCCAGGATGATAAAAGACGCCTTTGTGAAAATGGGTCTCACGGTCGTCGGCGGGGTTAACGCGCCGTATGTCTGGGTGAAGCTGCCCATGAATTCCTGGGATTTCTTCTCCCTGCTGCTGGAAAAGGTTGGCGTGGTGGGTACCCCGGGCGCGGGCTTCGGCCCCAGCGGCCAGGAATATTTCCGCCTGACCGGCTTCGGCAGCCCGGAAAACACCAAGGAAGCCATAGCGCGCCTTCAGACCTTGAAACTGTAG
- a CDS encoding conserved hypothetical protein (Evidence 4 : Homologs of previously reported genes of unknown function), with product MADALGIVAGKGQFPVLVARGAKAAGRSVAMVGFSGHTDPAIAGEADAFTMLHLGQVNKVIEFMHTNGVKEMCFAGAISKPKALDVRPDFRAVKILFSLRGKGDDALLRAVADELAKENLTVISPVAFAPALRAPEGVQTKRAPTPEEWEDIRFAWPIARTMGTMDIGQCVVVKSGIVTAVEAIEGTDATLERGGALGGKGCVALKIFKPGQDDRMDQPAMGPQTVRVMAKLGYGCLAYQAKDALFFDIEEAVRVADAAGIAIVGLNPDGM from the coding sequence ATGGCGGACGCTCTTGGCATCGTGGCCGGGAAGGGGCAGTTCCCCGTGCTGGTGGCGCGCGGCGCCAAGGCCGCCGGCCGCTCCGTCGCCATGGTCGGCTTTTCCGGGCACACGGACCCGGCCATCGCGGGCGAGGCCGACGCCTTTACCATGCTGCATCTCGGCCAGGTGAACAAAGTCATCGAGTTCATGCACACAAACGGCGTGAAGGAGATGTGCTTCGCCGGGGCCATCAGCAAACCCAAAGCGTTGGACGTGCGGCCCGACTTCCGGGCCGTGAAGATTCTTTTTTCCTTGCGCGGCAAAGGAGATGACGCCCTGCTCAGGGCCGTCGCCGACGAGCTGGCCAAGGAAAACCTCACCGTCATCAGCCCCGTGGCCTTCGCGCCTGCCTTGCGCGCGCCGGAAGGCGTGCAGACAAAGCGCGCGCCGACTCCCGAAGAATGGGAGGACATCCGCTTCGCCTGGCCCATTGCCCGGACCATGGGCACGATGGATATCGGCCAGTGCGTCGTGGTGAAAAGCGGCATTGTCACGGCAGTGGAAGCCATTGAAGGCACGGACGCGACGTTGGAACGCGGCGGCGCGCTCGGCGGCAAGGGGTGCGTCGCGCTCAAGATTTTCAAGCCCGGCCAGGACGACCGCATGGATCAGCCCGCCATGGGGCCGCAGACGGTGCGCGTTATGGCGAAGCTGGGGTACGGTTGCTTGGCGTATCAGGCGAAAGACGCGTTGTTTTTCGATATTGAAGAGGCCGTGCGGGTGGCGGACGCGGCGGGTATCGCCATCGTGGGGCTGAATCCCGACGGGATGTAA
- the gltB gene encoding Ferredoxin-dependent glutamate synthase 1: MKNATRLYDPFEEHDACGVGFVARIDGRADHSLVEDAISALARMAHRGGAGHDPNQADGAGLLMPIPRLFMQRVWGALCAMPERYGLGHFFLPRDEKHRERAEEIVESSLRAHGLHPLAWRDTPLRTDTLPPAALESLPVIRQLLVDLSACTDEEMERRLYMARRQMETAVAKAMAFPRRDFHVASLSSRSVVYKGMLPGAQLAALYPDLADRDFMVHFAIFHERYSTNTTPAWRLAQPFRCLAHNGEINTLRSNQGAMTMREPLLASPLFGSMEHMLPVLDDTGSDSAMLDNAMELLIHGGRSLPHAAMMLVPEPYGKSFIMGDDKRAFYEYHAALMEPWDGPAALVFTDGYKQIGAVLDRNALRPSRYCVTKDGRFLLASEAGVLDIPAAQIAKRGRLQPRRMLLVDFARHRVVTDAECKGRVIYGKPYRHWMRQHGIQMSDLPQPPRGHEAGFAPLPMDRAKQLFGYVAEDLADIITPMAKDAQEPVASMGDDTPLAVLSNRPQLLFRYFKQRFAQVTNPPIDPLREELVMSLKGFLGRRHNLLEETPEHYAQLRLPHPVLLADDMARLRASEHPAVKTAELPMLFEKPALPQERHAAGDGLKKGLDDLFAAADAALQDGATILILSDRKADAGTAPIPSLLALSGLHHHLLRQKTRHACGIVVDSGEIREVMHVAQLLAFGAGGVHPRVALDIVTELAREGALGDVTPRIARDAYVTALKKGLLKTFARMGISTVRSFRGGQGFEALGLGQDLVQEYFTGTASRLDGIGLEHIARDTLTRHAAAFPETDAVEPITDGGTHRFRKGGERHLWSPEAVRALHKAVRENDYEAYKEYAACSDDQGDTPVTLRSLFTFAERTPVPLDEVEPEESIMTRFVGAAMSFGSISKEAHEAVAVAMNRVGAKSNCGEGGEDPERAILLPDGSDRRSHIRQLASGRFGVTATYLVQADEIQIKIAQGAKPGEGGQLPAHKVLPEIARVRRTIPGVTLISPPPHHDIYSIEDLAQLIFDLKCLHPKTRISVKLVAGAGVGTIATGVAKAGADTIIISGHDGGTGASPRTAIRHVGMPWELGLAEAQTALVQSGMRNRLTLQTDGQLRTGRDIAIAALMGAEEFGLGTCLLVSLGCCLLRVCHKGTCTMGIATQDEKLRAKFAGSPDHAERFVRFLARDLREHMAKLGFRAVDDMIGQSGGVLQAASAPIGSKVSLLCLAPLIAGNGHGVQRRTAPFTGRQDSPLDSAMLAALMPGIQAGQPTRFEGMIRNTDRAAGTRVAGEIARMAGDAGLTPGSVEILLNGTAGQSAGAFLTRGITLRIAGETNDYAGKGLSGGVLVVAPPKIVSVSGEDQAAVGNVALYGATSGEAYFAGSAGERFAVRNSGASAVVEGVGDHACEYMTGGVVVVLGSTGYNFAAGMSGGTAYVYDRSEQFQTRCNMDGIDFESVWRPDDVMLLRSLLTRHVRHTGSALAKSLLDDWQSVLPLFLKVTPIEYQRALDRMKLAEGPDVVSISATEEVYIR; this comes from the coding sequence ATGAAAAACGCCACGAGACTGTACGATCCCTTTGAAGAACACGATGCCTGCGGGGTGGGGTTTGTCGCCCGCATAGACGGCCGGGCCGATCACTCTTTGGTGGAGGACGCCATTTCCGCTCTCGCCCGCATGGCCCACCGGGGCGGGGCGGGGCACGACCCCAACCAGGCGGACGGGGCGGGGCTGCTCATGCCCATCCCGCGCCTGTTCATGCAGCGGGTCTGGGGCGCGCTCTGCGCCATGCCCGAACGGTACGGGCTGGGCCACTTCTTCCTGCCGCGAGACGAAAAACACCGCGAACGGGCCGAGGAGATAGTGGAATCGTCGCTCCGCGCCCACGGGCTGCACCCCCTGGCCTGGCGGGACACGCCGCTGCGCACGGACACCCTTCCCCCGGCCGCGCTGGAAAGTCTGCCGGTCATCCGCCAGCTTTTAGTGGATCTTTCCGCGTGTACGGACGAAGAAATGGAACGGCGCCTCTACATGGCCCGCCGCCAGATGGAAACCGCCGTCGCGAAAGCCATGGCCTTCCCGCGCCGCGATTTTCACGTGGCGAGCCTCTCCTCCCGGAGCGTGGTGTACAAGGGCATGCTGCCGGGCGCGCAGCTGGCCGCGCTCTACCCGGACCTCGCGGACCGCGATTTCATGGTGCATTTCGCCATTTTCCACGAGCGGTACAGCACCAACACCACCCCGGCCTGGCGGCTGGCCCAGCCGTTCCGGTGCCTGGCGCACAACGGGGAGATCAATACGCTCCGCAGCAACCAGGGGGCCATGACCATGCGCGAGCCGCTGCTGGCGAGCCCGCTGTTCGGCTCCATGGAGCACATGCTGCCGGTCCTGGACGACACCGGGAGCGATTCCGCCATGCTCGACAACGCCATGGAACTGCTCATCCACGGCGGGCGGTCCCTGCCCCACGCGGCCATGATGCTGGTGCCGGAACCGTACGGGAAAAGTTTCATCATGGGCGACGACAAACGCGCCTTCTACGAATACCACGCGGCGCTGATGGAACCGTGGGACGGCCCGGCGGCTCTCGTTTTTACGGACGGCTATAAGCAGATCGGCGCGGTGCTGGACAGGAACGCGCTCCGGCCCAGCCGGTACTGCGTGACCAAGGACGGCAGGTTTTTGCTGGCCTCGGAAGCCGGGGTGCTGGATATCCCAGCCGCCCAGATCGCCAAACGGGGGCGGCTTCAGCCCCGCCGCATGCTGCTGGTGGATTTTGCCCGCCACCGCGTGGTCACGGACGCCGAGTGCAAAGGCCGCGTAATCTACGGCAAACCTTACCGCCACTGGATGCGCCAGCACGGTATCCAGATGTCCGACCTGCCCCAGCCGCCGCGCGGGCATGAAGCGGGCTTCGCCCCGCTGCCCATGGACCGGGCCAAGCAGCTCTTCGGCTACGTGGCCGAGGACCTGGCGGACATCATCACCCCCATGGCGAAAGACGCCCAGGAACCCGTGGCCTCCATGGGCGACGATACGCCGCTGGCCGTGCTGTCGAACAGGCCGCAACTTCTGTTCCGCTATTTCAAGCAGCGCTTCGCCCAGGTGACCAACCCGCCCATAGACCCGTTGCGCGAGGAGTTGGTCATGTCCCTCAAGGGATTTTTGGGCAGACGCCATAACCTGCTTGAGGAAACGCCCGAACATTACGCCCAGCTCCGGCTGCCGCACCCCGTGCTGCTGGCCGACGACATGGCGCGGCTGCGCGCGTCCGAGCATCCGGCGGTAAAAACGGCCGAACTGCCCATGCTGTTCGAAAAACCGGCTTTGCCGCAGGAACGCCACGCGGCCGGGGACGGTTTGAAAAAGGGACTGGACGATCTGTTCGCGGCGGCGGACGCTGCCCTGCAAGACGGCGCCACCATCCTGATACTCTCGGACCGCAAGGCGGACGCGGGCACGGCTCCCATCCCCTCGCTGCTGGCCCTCTCCGGCCTGCACCATCATCTGTTGCGGCAAAAGACCCGCCATGCCTGCGGCATCGTCGTGGACAGCGGGGAAATACGGGAAGTGATGCACGTGGCGCAACTCCTGGCCTTCGGCGCGGGCGGGGTGCATCCCCGCGTGGCCCTGGATATCGTCACCGAACTGGCCCGGGAAGGCGCGCTCGGCGACGTAACGCCCCGCATCGCCAGGGACGCGTACGTCACGGCCCTCAAGAAGGGGCTGCTCAAGACCTTCGCCCGCATGGGCATTTCCACCGTCCGCAGTTTCCGGGGCGGCCAGGGGTTCGAGGCCCTGGGCCTCGGCCAGGACCTGGTACAGGAGTATTTCACGGGCACGGCCAGCCGCCTGGACGGCATCGGCCTGGAGCACATCGCGCGCGATACGCTGACCCGGCACGCGGCGGCCTTCCCTGAAACAGATGCCGTGGAACCGATAACGGACGGCGGCACCCACCGCTTCCGCAAGGGCGGCGAGCGCCACCTCTGGTCGCCGGAGGCCGTCAGAGCCCTGCACAAGGCCGTGCGCGAGAACGACTATGAAGCGTATAAGGAATACGCCGCGTGCAGCGACGACCAGGGCGATACGCCCGTGACACTCCGCAGCCTTTTCACCTTTGCCGAAAGAACGCCCGTGCCCCTGGACGAGGTGGAACCGGAAGAGAGCATCATGACCCGGTTCGTGGGCGCGGCCATGTCCTTCGGGTCCATCAGCAAAGAGGCGCACGAAGCCGTGGCTGTCGCCATGAACCGCGTGGGCGCCAAATCCAACTGCGGCGAAGGCGGGGAAGATCCGGAACGGGCGATCCTTTTGCCCGACGGGTCGGACCGGCGCTCGCACATCCGCCAACTGGCTTCGGGCCGGTTCGGCGTGACGGCCACCTACCTCGTGCAGGCGGACGAAATCCAGATCAAGATCGCCCAGGGGGCGAAGCCCGGCGAAGGCGGCCAGCTTCCGGCCCACAAGGTTCTGCCGGAAATCGCCCGGGTACGGCGGACCATCCCCGGCGTGACGCTGATCTCCCCGCCGCCCCACCACGACATTTATTCCATTGAGGATCTGGCCCAGCTGATCTTTGACCTCAAGTGCCTGCATCCCAAAACCAGGATATCGGTCAAGCTGGTGGCGGGCGCGGGGGTGGGCACCATTGCCACCGGGGTCGCCAAGGCGGGCGCGGATACCATCATCATCTCCGGGCACGACGGCGGCACGGGCGCATCCCCGAGGACGGCCATCCGCCACGTGGGCATGCCCTGGGAGCTGGGGCTCGCGGAAGCGCAGACCGCTCTGGTCCAGAGCGGCATGCGCAACCGGCTCACCCTGCAGACGGACGGCCAGCTCCGCACCGGCCGCGATATCGCCATCGCCGCCCTGATGGGCGCGGAAGAGTTCGGCCTGGGCACCTGCCTTCTGGTTTCCCTGGGCTGCTGCCTCTTGCGGGTCTGCCATAAAGGAACCTGCACCATGGGCATCGCCACCCAGGACGAAAAACTGCGGGCGAAATTCGCGGGCAGCCCGGACCACGCGGAACGGTTCGTCCGCTTCCTGGCCCGCGACCTGCGCGAGCATATGGCGAAACTCGGCTTCCGCGCCGTGGACGACATGATCGGCCAGAGCGGCGGCGTGTTGCAGGCAGCATCCGCGCCCATCGGCAGCAAGGTGTCCCTCCTTTGCCTCGCGCCGCTGATCGCGGGCAACGGCCACGGCGTCCAGCGCCGGACCGCGCCCTTTACGGGACGGCAGGATTCCCCGCTGGATTCCGCCATGCTCGCCGCCCTCATGCCCGGCATCCAGGCCGGGCAGCCCACCCGGTTCGAAGGCATGATCCGCAACACGGACAGGGCCGCGGGCACGCGCGTGGCCGGGGAAATCGCCCGCATGGCCGGGGATGCCGGGCTTACGCCGGGCAGCGTCGAAATACTCCTGAACGGCACGGCCGGGCAAAGCGCCGGGGCCTTCCTCACCCGGGGCATAACCCTGCGCATCGCCGGGGAAACAAACGACTACGCGGGCAAAGGGCTTTCCGGCGGCGTGCTGGTGGTGGCCCCGCCGAAAATCGTCTCCGTCTCCGGGGAGGATCAGGCCGCCGTCGGGAACGTCGCGCTGTACGGCGCGACAAGCGGGGAGGCGTATTTCGCCGGGAGCGCCGGTGAACGCTTCGCCGTAAGAAATTCCGGCGCCTCGGCCGTGGTGGAGGGTGTGGGCGATCATGCTTGCGAATATATGACCGGCGGGGTAGTTGTCGTTCTTGGCTCCACAGGATACAATTTCGCGGCAGGCATGAGTGGCGGCACGGCGTACGTGTATGACAGGAGCGAGCAGTTCCAGACGCGCTGCAACATGGACGGCATCGATTTTGAGAGCGTCTGGCGGCCCGACGACGTCATGCTTTTGCGTTCGCTTCTCACGCGGCACGTGCGCCATACGGGAAGCGCTCTGGCCAAGTCGCTTCTTGACGACTGGCAGTCCGTGCTGCCGCTGTTTTTGAAAGTAACGCCCATTGAATACCAGCGTGCGCTCGACCGCATGAAGCTGGCCGAAGGCCCTGACGTTGTGAGCATTTCCGCCACCGAGGAGGTTTATATCCGATGA
- the dapF gene encoding Diaminopimelate epimerase yields MNTRATIENRFRFTKMEGLGNDYVYAEEFGKPIKNAPEIARLVSDRHFGVGSDGLILIGSSDKADFRMRMFNADGSEGEMCGNGIRCVGKYVYDYGLTLKTAVTVETLAGIRNLKLNLSGYRVQSVRVDMGQAILEPKKIPIDATGKDYIDREIVVDGKTYRGTAVSMGNPHFVIPVDDVDKLDLAAMGPSFEHHKLFPKRVNTEFVQILSKKEVRMRVWERGSGETLACGTGACATAVACALNGWTDRKVTVHLLGGDLFIEWDKDNTVYMTGPATTVFDGEYLLPHGVTVG; encoded by the coding sequence ATGAATACGCGCGCCACCATTGAGAACCGGTTCAGGTTCACCAAGATGGAAGGCCTTGGCAACGACTACGTGTACGCCGAGGAATTCGGCAAGCCCATCAAAAACGCGCCGGAAATAGCGCGCCTGGTCTCTGACCGGCATTTCGGCGTCGGTTCCGACGGGCTGATCCTGATCGGCAGCTCGGACAAGGCTGACTTCCGCATGCGCATGTTCAACGCGGACGGTTCGGAAGGGGAAATGTGCGGCAACGGCATCCGTTGCGTGGGCAAATACGTATACGATTACGGCCTGACCCTCAAAACCGCCGTGACCGTCGAAACGCTTGCCGGTATCCGCAACCTCAAGCTCAACCTTTCCGGGTACCGGGTGCAGTCCGTGCGCGTGGACATGGGCCAAGCCATCCTTGAGCCGAAAAAAATCCCCATCGACGCCACGGGCAAGGACTACATCGACCGGGAAATCGTGGTGGACGGCAAGACGTACCGCGGCACCGCCGTTTCCATGGGCAACCCGCATTTCGTGATTCCCGTGGACGACGTGGACAAACTCGACCTTGCGGCGATGGGCCCCTCGTTCGAGCACCACAAGCTGTTCCCCAAGCGGGTCAACACCGAGTTCGTGCAGATCCTTTCCAAAAAGGAAGTCCGCATGCGGGTGTGGGAGCGCGGGTCCGGAGAAACGCTCGCCTGCGGCACCGGCGCCTGCGCCACGGCCGTGGCCTGCGCCCTGAACGGCTGGACCGACAGAAAGGTAACGGTCCACCTGCTTGGGGGAGACCTGTTCATCGAATGGGACAAGGATAACACCGTGTACATGACCGGGCCGGCAACCACCGTCTTTGACGGCGAATACCTGCTCCCCCACGGCGTGACGGTCGGGTAA